In the genome of Cryptomeria japonica chromosome 8, Sugi_1.0, whole genome shotgun sequence, one region contains:
- the LOC131857411 gene encoding D-3-phosphoglycerate dehydrogenase 3, chloroplastic-like isoform X2, whose translation MDGWTIPEGCRWVDDSRRLRMDESLQGRLKVVGRAGVGIDNVDLHAATEYGCLVVNAPTANTVAATEHGIALLVAMARNVPQASASMKEGK comes from the coding sequence ATGGATGGATGGACAATTCCAGAAGGTTGCAGGTGGGTAGATGATTCGAGAAGGTTGCGGATGGATGAATCTTTGCAGGGACGCCTCAAGGTCGTTGGAAGAGCCGGCGTGGGAATTGATAATGTGGATCTCCATGCCGCAACAGAGTACGGGTGTTTGGTGGTAAATGCTCCCACTGCAAACACTGTAGCGGCTACAGAGCACGGCATAGCACTTCTTGTCGCCATGGCAAGGAACGTGCCGCAGGCCAGCGCTTCCATGAAAGAGG
- the LOC131857411 gene encoding uncharacterized protein LOC131857411 isoform X1: MDGWTIPEGCRWVDDSRRLRMDESLQGRLKVVGRAGVGIDNVDLHAATEYGCLVVNAPTANTVAATEHGIALLVAMARNVPQASASMKEGDSKELWLHMGTFWDAGPAVKVAYKRNDTWNPFSMVLKMGIGDWGSPSGPALAHSLSNYATQ; encoded by the exons ATGGATGGATGGACAATTCCAGAAGGTTGCAGGTGGGTAGATGATTCGAGAAGGTTGCGGATGGATGAATCTTTGCAGGGACGCCTCAAGGTCGTTGGAAGAGCCGGCGTGGGAATTGATAATGTGGATCTCCATGCCGCAACAGAGTACGGGTGTTTGGTGGTAAATGCTCCCACTGCAAACACTGTAGCGGCTACAGAGCACGGCATAGCACTTCTTGTCGCCATGGCAAGGAACGTGCCGCAGGCCAGCGCTTCCATGAAAGAGG GAGATAGCAAAGAATTGTGGTTGCATATGGGTACTTTCTGGGACGCAGGCCCTGCTGTAAAAGTCGCTTACAAGCGTAATGATACATGGAATCCTTTCAGTATGGTGCTCAAAATGGGAATCGGTGATTGGGGTTCTCCTTCAGGGCCTGCCTTGGCTCACTCCCTTAGTAATTATGCGACCCAGTAA